A single genomic interval of Xylanivirga thermophila harbors:
- a CDS encoding HPr family phosphocarrier protein, which yields MKTVNIKLTLAENVKDFVNIVSKYPYEIDLRSGRHVVDAKSILGIFSLDLSKPVTLEVYSDDCDNLMEEIKPFVI from the coding sequence ATGAAAACCGTTAATATCAAATTGACATTAGCTGAAAATGTTAAGGATTTTGTTAATATCGTAAGCAAATATCCTTACGAAATTGATTTAAGATCTGGCCGTCATGTAGTAGATGCCAAATCAATTCTTGGTATATTTAGCTTGGATTTAAGCAAACCTGTTACTTTAGAGGTATATTCCGATGATTGTGATAATCTAATGGAAGAAATAAAACCCTTTGTTATCTAA
- a CDS encoding acyl-CoA dehydratase activase, which translates to MQELYLGIDVGSVSTNVVLMDNDNRVLEKYYLRTQGQPIQILKGALEDIASILPETAHIAGIGTTGSGRQLASVIVGADAVKNEITAHGIAALKSVPEVSTVLEIGGQDSKIIIIRNGMVSDFAMNTVCAAGTGSFLDRQANRLDIPIEEFGSLALESKCPVRIAGRCAVFAESDMIHKQQMGCSVEDIVKGLCQALVRNYLNNVAKGKEILPKVVFQGGVAANRGIIQAFEEMLNTEVVIPEHYDVMGAFGAALLAKREVKKNGITNFRGFKMLDQEFSTNSFECDGCPNLCEIIEIKIGNKTVARWGDRCGKWHYVLPSQNAVSF; encoded by the coding sequence ATGCAAGAGCTTTATCTAGGTATTGATGTAGGATCGGTGAGTACCAATGTTGTACTCATGGATAATGATAATCGTGTACTTGAAAAATATTATTTAAGAACCCAGGGTCAGCCTATACAGATACTAAAAGGTGCACTTGAGGATATAGCATCTATCTTGCCTGAAACTGCCCATATTGCCGGTATAGGTACTACAGGCAGCGGAAGACAGCTGGCTTCTGTAATCGTAGGTGCAGATGCTGTAAAAAATGAGATTACTGCCCATGGTATAGCTGCCTTAAAATCAGTGCCGGAAGTGAGTACTGTACTTGAAATAGGTGGACAGGATTCAAAGATAATAATAATAAGGAATGGTATGGTATCTGATTTTGCTATGAATACTGTATGTGCTGCCGGGACCGGATCATTTTTGGACAGGCAGGCTAATAGATTAGATATACCTATCGAAGAATTTGGTAGCTTAGCATTGGAGTCCAAATGTCCGGTACGCATAGCAGGTAGATGTGCAGTTTTTGCCGAGTCTGATATGATACACAAACAACAGATGGGATGTAGCGTAGAGGATATAGTAAAAGGTTTATGTCAGGCTTTAGTACGAAATTATTTGAATAATGTGGCAAAGGGTAAGGAAATATTGCCTAAGGTAGTGTTTCAAGGTGGGGTAGCTGCCAATAGGGGTATAATACAGGCATTTGAAGAGATGTTAAATACGGAGGTAGTTATTCCTGAACACTACGATGTAATGGGCGCATTTGGTGCGGCATTGCTTGCAAAGAGGGAGGTAAAAAAGAACGGCATTACTAACTTTAGAGGATTTAAAATGCTCGATCAAGAATTTTCAACTAATAGTTTTGAGTGTGATGGATGCCCAAATCTTTGTGAAATAATAGAAATAAAGATAGGAAATAAGACAGTAGCAAGATGGGGAGACCGATGTGGAAAGTGGCACTATGTATTGCCTTCTCAAAATGCCGTATCTTTTTAG
- a CDS encoding CoA protein activase, with protein MKLTFPNMGKVYISAKALLEDLDIDAVVPPRNTKETLEIGTKFSPETACLPLKILMGNYIQSIEKGAEAVVITGSCGPCRFGYYGVVQEQILRDLGYDIEILMLDPPKSKEDCKYFIDRLVKITGPRKVGDVVKYSWQAYMVNKACDELYEIALDKRPRELIKGSTDRLLHDFEMNIPKVRGSKATMKLIRDYGDKIKNLDEQDGFKPLNLGLVGEIYTLIEPFVNINIEQKLGNLGVRVYKNLTADKWVRNHIVPDIRFRIHEKRILKEGKPYLGLCIGGHAWQTVAHSVNYAKEGLDGIIQIMPFGCMPEIVAKSILPSVSRDKDIPIMTLVVDEMTGEGGYNTRLEAFVDLMSNKKEENSLNARALSRY; from the coding sequence ATGAAATTGACATTTCCAAACATGGGGAAGGTATACATATCAGCCAAGGCGCTGTTGGAGGATCTGGATATTGATGCTGTAGTACCACCAAGAAATACAAAGGAGACATTGGAGATAGGTACAAAATTTTCGCCGGAAACTGCTTGTCTTCCCCTAAAAATTCTCATGGGTAATTATATACAAAGTATTGAAAAAGGCGCTGAAGCAGTGGTTATTACAGGCAGTTGTGGTCCGTGTCGATTTGGATATTATGGAGTAGTACAGGAGCAGATCCTTAGGGATTTAGGGTATGACATTGAGATATTGATGCTAGATCCACCCAAAAGTAAGGAAGACTGCAAATATTTTATAGATCGTTTAGTCAAGATAACTGGCCCTAGAAAAGTTGGGGATGTAGTTAAATATTCATGGCAAGCCTACATGGTAAACAAGGCTTGTGATGAATTGTATGAAATTGCCCTCGATAAGCGGCCTAGGGAACTTATAAAAGGTAGTACGGATAGACTATTGCATGATTTTGAGATGAATATACCTAAAGTAAGGGGTTCTAAAGCGACTATGAAGTTGATAAGGGATTATGGTGATAAAATAAAAAACTTAGATGAACAGGATGGATTTAAACCATTGAATCTAGGATTGGTAGGAGAGATATATACCCTTATTGAGCCTTTTGTCAATATTAATATAGAACAAAAATTAGGCAATTTGGGAGTTAGGGTATATAAGAATCTTACAGCAGACAAGTGGGTACGAAATCATATAGTGCCAGATATAAGGTTTAGGATACATGAAAAGCGTATCTTGAAAGAGGGTAAACCATATCTAGGATTGTGCATAGGGGGGCATGCATGGCAGACTGTAGCCCACTCTGTAAACTATGCAAAAGAGGGATTGGATGGGATAATACAGATAATGCCATTTGGATGTATGCCGGAGATAGTTGCTAAAAGTATACTGCCATCCGTATCACGGGATAAGGATATACCTATAATGACTTTAGTGGTAGATGAAATGACAGGTGAGGGTGGATATAATACGAGATTAGAGGCATTTGTGGATCTCATGTCTAATAAAAAGGAGGAGAATAGTTTAAATGCAAGAGCTTTATCTAGGTATTGA
- a CDS encoding acyl-CoA dehydratase activase-related protein codes for MRIGIPRGLLYYDYAPFWKAYFEGLGHEVVVSRPTSKKILDQGTFVCVDDACVPVKIFHGHVMDLMGRCDVIFIPRLVSVCRDEYTCPKIIGILEMIKNSIPGDMDILTIAINNHKDMDMERKSYINLAKKINEKKLDVYRIVDNAYAIQKHTEEETIRKWTSLDGNKKAIGLIGHPYITQDSYINMNIIRTLEGEGYTVILPENITEKEIWHECDKLPKKLFWSHGRRILGGGLAMAESRKVSGILFISSFGCGIDAFMGELLERMNHNQYKLPYTSIIVDEQTGQAGVNTRLEAFLDMIEWRKKDEIDISKHGEGIHISQGAVGGSGY; via the coding sequence TTGAGAATAGGTATTCCTCGAGGCCTTCTATATTATGATTATGCGCCATTTTGGAAGGCATATTTTGAAGGGCTGGGGCATGAGGTGGTAGTATCAAGGCCCACTTCCAAGAAAATATTGGATCAGGGTACTTTTGTATGTGTGGATGATGCATGTGTACCGGTCAAAATATTTCATGGACATGTGATGGATCTAATGGGGCGGTGTGACGTCATCTTTATTCCCCGTCTTGTCAGCGTATGCAGGGACGAGTATACCTGCCCTAAGATTATAGGTATACTTGAGATGATCAAAAATTCCATACCAGGAGATATGGATATATTAACTATAGCTATAAATAATCATAAAGATATGGATATGGAACGCAAATCATATATAAATCTTGCAAAAAAGATAAATGAAAAGAAACTAGATGTTTATAGGATTGTAGATAATGCCTATGCTATCCAAAAACATACTGAGGAGGAGACAATTAGAAAGTGGACATCTTTGGACGGCAACAAAAAGGCTATAGGCCTTATTGGACATCCTTATATTACTCAGGATTCATATATAAATATGAATATTATAAGAACTTTAGAAGGGGAAGGTTATACAGTTATATTACCTGAAAATATAACTGAAAAGGAGATATGGCATGAATGCGATAAATTGCCTAAAAAACTTTTTTGGAGCCATGGTCGTAGAATATTAGGTGGCGGACTTGCAATGGCTGAGAGCAGAAAGGTATCGGGTATTTTATTCATATCCAGCTTTGGATGTGGAATAGATGCATTTATGGGAGAATTGTTGGAACGTATGAATCACAATCAATACAAACTACCCTATACATCTATAATCGTAGACGAGCAAACTGGGCAGGCGGGAGTTAATACAAGGCTAGAAGCTTTTTTAGATATGATTGAATGGAGGAAAAAGGATGAAATTGACATTTCCAAACATGGGGAAGGTATACATATCAGCCAAGGCGCTGTTGGAGGATCTGGATATTGA
- a CDS encoding YncE family protein — translation MGIKDKIIVANTADSTLSIIDLKNNTRLSDVHLEEGFGPYCLALDNIYNRIIVTGLYDDSIIFIDKKSFNIMGKAYVGCSPSSIALDNIGLAYVCNADSDCISIIDMKNMRTIGQIEAGYMPQSIDYNIYKNILAVANTNSNDVWIMDGHKYNVIKKIDAYHYPCKVKFSKDGNYLYIGCFFSHCDNIGCITLIDLKTFDIDSKIETGGLACEILQMEDDSSVLSISTEKNRLEIIDILNERMTSTILTGNLPRGIAVNYECMYAYITNSGDDTVSIVDLANGVRVTDIKVGREPNGIIFLSC, via the coding sequence ATGGGAATAAAAGACAAGATTATTGTAGCTAATACAGCTGATAGCACATTATCCATAATAGATCTAAAAAATAATACTAGACTGAGTGATGTACATCTTGAAGAAGGTTTTGGTCCTTATTGTCTTGCATTGGATAATATCTATAACCGTATTATAGTAACTGGATTATATGATGACAGCATAATTTTTATAGATAAGAAAAGTTTCAATATCATGGGCAAGGCTTATGTAGGGTGCAGTCCTAGTAGTATTGCACTGGATAATATAGGGTTGGCATATGTATGCAATGCAGATTCAGATTGTATTTCAATAATAGATATGAAAAACATGAGGACAATAGGACAGATAGAAGCAGGATATATGCCACAATCAATAGATTACAACATTTATAAGAATATATTGGCGGTTGCCAATACCAATTCAAATGATGTATGGATTATGGATGGTCATAAATATAATGTAATAAAAAAAATAGATGCATATCATTATCCTTGTAAAGTCAAATTTTCAAAAGATGGTAACTATTTATATATAGGATGCTTTTTTAGTCACTGTGATAATATAGGATGTATAACATTGATAGATTTAAAGACATTTGATATAGATAGCAAGATAGAAACAGGAGGTCTTGCTTGTGAAATATTACAAATGGAAGATGACAGTTCTGTTTTATCAATTTCTACTGAAAAGAATAGACTGGAGATTATTGATATACTAAATGAACGTATGACTTCTACTATTTTAACTGGGAATCTACCACGCGGTATTGCAGTTAATTACGAATGTATGTATGCTTATATAACGAATAGTGGTGATGATACTGTATCTATCGTTGATTTAGCGAATGGGGTCAGGGTAACTGATATAAAAGTAGGTAGAGAGCCAAATGGTATTATATTTTTAAGTTGTTAA
- a CDS encoding DUF4364 family protein yields MGQITEIADNKLSILYFMHCLGIPLTNPQITQFFLENNLLDYFLLQQSLGELVSSELVNYLEAGNRYFYCITAKGNEVLEFFKHRLSVSTRELIESYAQKNRNKLRKESQITADYIKISNKQYEVVCRVMEQEVTLLELKLNVVNSHQARTICNNWKNKAPEIYKSIMEGLTT; encoded by the coding sequence ATGGGGCAGATAACTGAAATAGCAGATAATAAGCTTTCAATTTTGTATTTTATGCACTGTCTGGGGATCCCTTTGACCAACCCTCAGATAACGCAGTTTTTTTTGGAAAATAATCTTTTGGATTATTTTTTACTACAACAATCTCTTGGGGAACTAGTATCATCAGAGCTAGTTAACTATCTCGAGGCAGGCAATAGATACTTTTATTGTATTACTGCAAAGGGAAACGAGGTACTTGAATTTTTTAAACATAGACTTTCAGTCTCTACCCGGGAATTAATAGAATCATATGCTCAAAAAAATCGCAATAAACTCAGAAAGGAAAGTCAGATAACAGCTGATTACATAAAAATTTCAAATAAGCAATACGAAGTTGTATGCAGGGTAATGGAACAAGAGGTAACTTTGTTAGAGCTAAAGTTAAACGTAGTAAACAGTCATCAAGCCAGAACTATATGCAATAATTGGAAAAACAAAGCCCCTGAAATATATAAAAGTATAATGGAGGGCTTAACAACTTAA